Part of the Triplophysa rosa linkage group LG3, Trosa_1v2, whole genome shotgun sequence genome, AAAGGCTATTATGAGCATTGAAGTCTCCGCACCATATTTCTTTTGTATCATCATTTTGACTTAATAATTGTACCCAGGGAGGTggtatatatagaaaagaggagaggagcaagaactgatccctgagggaccccagttgTCAGCaggtgagatctggatgtctcgcCACTACAGGACACCTAaaggatctgcctgtgagataacttgatttattattttgtacttCTGAACCTCTCTAGCTTGCTTTTGGACAGGGCATCCTCCAAAAGCAGCACTATGATCACCTCTACAGTTGCAACATCTGATTTTTGCATCTTTGCCACATTTTCCATATTCATCATCGAGGATGTTTCCGGAGCATGTTGACATTGcgcatgtaaaaaaataaaatcaaaatgcaGTAGACGTTTTACATATAACTGATAATAATAAGCAGGAGGGATAAATAGTGGGCAAAAGTGAAATATTCTAATTTTATATGATTAAAACGTGTCAGACATTTTTTGTGCAAGGATTGGATAGAAACTGACATTTTGGCATGgtgtcatttgtttttgtttatggcCTTTTATTGCAAATATGTATGTATTGCAAATGTTATCAAAGAGTTACATATTATAGTCAAAATCttaagtaaaaataaacaacattacgTTGAGCTAAATATTAGTATTTTATTGTCAAAACCAGACATATAACTTAAAGACAATGTAAACTGAACCACAATGACTATTTACAATATTTGAGATTCATTAACAGACATTAAATACTTTAATACCAAATAttacaatagaaaaaaatatatattccatAAACAAATGGAAAAATATTCATTCCGAAAATAGGAATGAAACTACAGTGAAACCAACAAAATTGACCAACAAATTCACATTTGCTAACCTTAAACTGTGTATACATCCAAAAGATCCTATTCCCTATTTTTAATCCTAAATCCTAAACCACATTCATGTACCCACAATGTATTTCTCGCACAATATATAACACTTTATCTTCAAACTATTTCATACAGTGGCATCTTGTCTAGTGTTTGTGCTTGCTTTAGGGATGGGGTGGATCAACATCGTATACACTATAAAGATGCTACAATGCTAATTGTTATTTGTGTTCTAGTAGCCTTCATTAAACTAATAAACTATGTGTCCTTTCTTGGTATGGTATTTAGTGaattaaagagaaaaagaagagacaaaaaagagaagtaacaaatgtttttcaaaatgtaccACTGTAAATCTTACGGACAGTCAATATTTCATTACATTGATACACATTGGGTGTGTAGTGTTTACAGTACAGTTGTTGCTGCAAGCTATCATTTATAAAAGAGGCCTGAAATCAACCTCAGTAACCGACCTGCCATATTGTCAAAAATTTCGTAATGGCAAGGCATTGCAGGTATTTTTAAGATTTACAGTAAATTAAGATCTTCCAAGGATTCTAAAACCAAAAAATCATAGGCAAATATTCCACAAAAtccattaaataaatgaaaaccaaCACTTGTCAAGTTTTGCTACCTACCAGTTCTCCAGAATGACACAGGACCAGAACATAAGACTGTGTCCTTATGTGCTCTTGCATAGGCTTGTTGACTGGATTAAAGAGAGGTTTCCAGGCTATGCAGTGGACTTCCAGGAGTCTGAGGAAGGATGGTCTTTGCTAGATCTTTATGGTGATGGTAGGCCTTGCTATCAGTTGCGTTATTGTTCTGATTAGCTGAGGATAAAACTGGAGGCAGTGAGGGAGGAACAGCGTTGCGTTTAGTAGGTGCATCGTCCTCAGGATCTGTGTCATCGATGAGTGGGATGGCTATCATAGAATCCTCGATACGGAATTCAGGGTGGCTCATGAAGTTGTGGATGGAGCTGCGGGACTCCGGCGTCTCCAGGCCTTCGTAAGGTGACATGGAATCCCGGAAAGCATTAACCACACGTATCTGAAAAAGAACATACAAAAACCAAATGAAATCAACAATGTGAAATACTGAGGAAAAACACAATCcacatattcatatttatgaTAAAATCTTCAGACTGAAGAGTGATACCTGTGTCTGAATTCTGTTGAGACCCCTGCACCACAGAACATGCCCCCTTCTGAGCTCCATCTCAGCATGATCAATTTCATCCAGGTCTTCCATCTCCTCCAACTCCTCCTCAGGGATCTCCTCCTTTTGGGTTCCATGTCCTGCTGTCACCAGGAACTTCAGTCGGCTCGTGGGAATAGTTGTAATCAACTGTAGGTCAATTGATATTTGGTGAGGAATATGACCTACCACTCAATGCAGTTTATATgggtaaagggatagttttcatcaatattcatttttgggaggactatccctttaaagtgctcAAAAGGTTTTAAAGGCCTACCTGACCCCAGAGAAGACAGCCAAAGCCGAGAAAGACACACCACAACCACTGGTCAATAGTGAGACGAACACAGCTAAAAGGCTTCCCTCCAAACTGCACAATAATGATCTGTAAAAAGATCCCCACGTTGAAATTTAAGACAATTGTTAAATGAAGAAATtgttggtttaaaaaaataatttaaatccgAACTACCTGAGTAACAAAAGTTCCAAAAACAATTGTGCAAAAGATGAAGTTATTAAAGATGCCCTCGAAAACATTCCTCTCGCCGTGGATCTTGCGGGCATTGATCTCGTTGAAGATCTGCATCATCACAAAGGTGTTGAATACTATGGTGTAGTGTTCTGAAGGGGGAGTGTGCAGAGGAGCGTTCCTGCCGCTGTCAATGTCGAATATTTGCTCACCTGTGAGACAGGTCAAGTGAGAAAAGCTGATTAGAATGAGAATTAGCTGGTTTCTCTGGTTTCTATTCGGATGCTCTTTGTATCTGATGCTCACCAGCAAACAGCAAAGTGAAGATGATAGTCAGCTGATATACGGCGTGTCCGAGGATGTTCTTCATCATGGTGCGGGAGATGAGGGGCTTGTTTCGACCATACGGTTTCCGCAAGAGCAAAGACTCGGTGGGAGGTTCCGTCGCCAACGCCAATGACGCAAATGTGTCCATGATTAAATTCACCCATAGCATTTGTACAGCTTTGAGTGGCGAGTCCTATGTGACGtttgaaaatatgaatattaaaaatTGAAGGTGGAATTGAAATAGAAAGAATCTATATAGAAAGATAAAAAAGGAAGGAGAATTCTGACCTGTGTGATACAGGCTCCTGTAAATGCTACAATGACAGCCACAACATTGACCGTCAACTGAAACTGGAGGAACTTGGAGATACTGTCATAGATGTTCCTTCCCCACATCACTGCTTTTACAATGCTGGAAAAATTATCGTCTGTCAGGATAATGTCTGATGCCTCCTTGGCCACATCAGTACCAGCAATTCCCTAAAGAGACAAATCACATCAAACTCAACGTGATGATTCACAGTCAAATTACATGAAGGATGTATCACAGGCTAACTTTCCGCATTTACCTGTCATAAAACTCCTACATTGTTGAGCTAGTAGTGCTTAAAGGCATGGTTCACCCggaaataaatattctgtcatcatatatgTACCCTCACGGGGTTTCAAaatatgtacaattttgtttgttttttctgtggaaaacaaaaggagatattttgagaaatgtcacagtggttttgtgaacatataatggaagtcaatgggcaccAATGGTATTTGgcaaccaacattcttcaaaatatcttcttttgtgtcctgcagaaagtcatacaggtttgaaatgacaagagggagagtaaatgatgaaagaattttcattttttgggtgaacgatccctttaagtTTTTCATTATTGAAATGTCATACCATTGCAAATCCAACATCAGCTTTCTTCAACGCAGGGCCGTCATTGGTCCCGTCTCCTGTGACGGCGACTACTTGTCTTTGTTCTATGATGGTGCTGTCGATTATACCTTAACAAGAAGCATTTTGTACATTTCAAATACCACAATCATAAACATATTGCTCTGGTTCACAACTATACTGTCATAAACTCTGCATGTATTACCTTTAACCAATGTGTGCTTATCGGTCGGAGAAGATCTTGCAAGTACACGTAACTTAGGCCAGATCTTGTCAATACGTTCTTGCTCAATCTTAAAAAAAGAAGGTGATGGTTTTATTGTAGACCTTCCATCCAGACCACTAAAAACTCTTTTTGTTACCGTCTCACCTCTCCACGTTCATTGCGTATCCGCCTGTTAAAATCTTTACCCTCAATACACAGGAAGTCATCGCCGGGATGGAGAATGCCGCATTTGGTTGCAATCGCCCGGGCGGTGTTAATGTTATCCCCGGTGACCATGCGCACCGTGATGCCTGCTCGCTGACAATTCTTAATGGCATCTGGGACCTGTGACAGTTATACCACACAGGGGTTAGGTgtcaacaaacacaaactgaCGTAAAATCATGAGAACTTGCATACGTATGCAAGACATTACTTGTAGTCAGTTTTTGTTTAAGAAGGTTTCCAACTgtcaattttatattttcagtGAACTAAAGTGGTTGGAATAGATCCTTGATCTCATAAATGTGAACATCAGGTGTGCCGTTACCTCTGGCCGAACTGGATCCTCAATGCCCACAACACAAATGTAGGTGAGTCCAGTCAAGATATCTGACTCACTGTCCCAGTCAGGTTCTCCATCTGAAAGAGGAAACTCCCTGTAGGCTAGACAGATTGTCCTCAAGCCCTCAGAGGCCATGGGCTCAATCACCTTTTTCATTATGTCCTCTCGATCCCTGGGCTTGAAGACTTTCTCCTCGCCATTGGCTGACAAGATTTTACAACACCTGGAAAATATTATAGattaaaacatattacattgtTTAATACAAGAAAAAAGTGAGTGCTACTGCTACACTGGTCTCTTCATGTAATCACCGGTGCTCTTTGGATGATCGGAGTCAAATGTAgaacagaaaaactgaaatactccAAGGCACTCGTGtaataaagttaaaaagctTTTAATTCACCGGGCTACATAATTTAAAATAGCGAAAGTGTAGATCTACGCGTAATACTTTTCAGTATTACATTGTTCAATGATACTAATAGTCTCTATGGAGTGGCGCAgagattatgtatttttgtaggccaacctggAAGTTAGCGCCGCACTGGTTTCCTTGAATGAAAGcttatgcatttttcccatagacctttggaagatcgcaaaaagaagatctgtgattaacaaaggtttatgatgtttacacattttgtctatcaatgacaaaaacaacattttgaagCTACAATACAACcaccagaagtaaaaagctaacatgttGATATCAAGCAACCATAGTGTAGTCTGTTAGCatcgtcaccaccaccaagcctccaacaactctttcaaacttgattaaaaacgtgttccctggtaagtaattactccgtgaatgaatccgcatctacgttgtaagagatttgtgcccattatttgtgagatttatatgcgcgGTGACATGGTGAAAGTATGTAGTTgtttttagcaacttgttagcaaccgccggtCATATGgcttgaatacgtgtttttctgtgtctttgtgttataagttgcccatgcatgtattagaatCGGaacaaagatgcattctatctaaaagcgaatgctcacccagacctgcctgaaacgcctaaACTAggcatgtaaccacacccccacaaatctacgtcagttggtggtttgatttgactaagaccgcccaaatgtatacgcaagtaaggtgggtgcacctgtcagtacaattgctttggaacctgatgttccaaatatggtaagaggcattatatttccgtcacacgcttgcaatattcgaccaatcactacgcactggttaactggccaatcatagcacacctcgcttttcagagcgatgagctttgtaaaaaatctgcgtgtttcagagaggcggggcaaagaggagatacaaacatgcacggtatgtggaaaatacagcgtttttgaaccttaaatcatgtatacacattgcattacatctaaaacaaacgataatattcgttttagcagtgtcatatgacccctttaagacaagataaagctttaaaaaaatcacgagCGTGTCATAACTGGTGtcttttatgtcatagaataaaacgtgaaaatattcaGAAGTTTTGTAAactacagaccttatttcaagcgatttaccaaaaacccatttcaaaaacccatagactttggagcgatggaaacggaagtgctaaaatgctaactcactTCCGcgatttgcatacaaaaatactcaTCTCTGCAGCTCCCTACTTATCATGAAATAACTCTAATAAAATCTTCAAAAACTTTAAAGTGCTAgtgtattttttacaaaataaacaggaTTTTAGCAGAACTTAGTCACACTTTTCTGAACAAAACAGACCAAAGATATTGATTTTGCCCAATCAAATCTTTCTATTTAGCTAGGTGGTACCTCAAAgtagttatttaaaaaaggaacacccaaactacctgttttaataaaaaacatgtaaaccAAACCAAAACTGTGGATAAGAATTAAAGcaatagttcgcccaaaaatagtCACCATTGATTTGacca contains:
- the atp2b1b gene encoding plasma membrane calcium-transporting ATPase 1b isoform X2 — its product is MARNSFRGSKYRAEVNHDGDFGCTLKELRSLMDLRGTDGLQRIQECYGDGQELCSRLKSSPTEGLSGNPDDIARRKEEFGKNFIPPKKPKTFLQLVWEALQDVTLIILEVAAIISLGLSFYRPPDTEREHCGRAAGGVEDEGEAEAGWIEGAAILLSVVCVVLVTAFNDWSKEKQFRGLQSRIEQEQKFYVVRAGQVIQIPVAEIVVGDIALVKYGDLLPADGVVIQSNDLKIDESSLTGECDHVKKTVDKDPMLLSGTHVMEGSGRMVVTAVGINSQTGIIFTLLGGGDDEDDDDNDEDKKEKKERKKREKMKEKERKIKKNKDKKKNKDGGRVEMDPLRGNNVSQEEVKKSKIPKKEKSVLQGKLTKLAVQIGKAGLFMSAITVIILVVLFLVDTFWIQGLPWIKDCTPIYIQFFVKFFIIGVTVLVVAVPEGLPLAVTISLAYSVKKMMKDNNLVRHLDACETMGNATAICSDKTGTLTMNRMTVMQVYIEDKHYKKIPKLDSISGKTRDLLVTGIAINCAYTSKILPPERDGGLPRQVGNKTECALLGFCLDLGLSYQTVREEFAEERWYKVYTFNSVRKSMSTVEKNLDGTYRMFTKGASEILLKKCCKILSANGEEKVFKPRDREDIMKKVIEPMASEGLRTICLAYREFPLSDGEPDWDSESDILTGLTYICVVGIEDPVRPEVPDAIKNCQRAGITVRMVTGDNINTARAIATKCGILHPGDDFLCIEGKDFNRRIRNERGEIEQERIDKIWPKLRVLARSSPTDKHTLVKGIIDSTIIEQRQVVAVTGDGTNDGPALKKADVGFAMGIAGTDVAKEASDIILTDDNFSSIVKAVMWGRNIYDSISKFLQFQLTVNVVAVIVAFTGACITQDSPLKAVQMLWVNLIMDTFASLALATEPPTESLLLRKPYGRNKPLISRTMMKNILGHAVYQLTIIFTLLFAGEQIFDIDSGRNAPLHTPPSEHYTIVFNTFVMMQIFNEINARKIHGERNVFEGIFNNFIFCTIVFGTFVTQIIIVQFGGKPFSCVRLTIDQWLWCVFLGFGCLLWGQLITTIPTSRLKFLVTAGHGTQKEEIPEEELEEMEDLDEIDHAEMELRRGHVLWCRGLNRIQTQIRVVNAFRDSMSPYEGLETPESRSSIHNFMSHPEFRIEDSMIAIPLIDDTDPEDDAPTKRNAVPPSLPPVLSSANQNNNATDSKAYHHHKDLAKTILPQTPGSPLHSLETSL
- the atp2b1b gene encoding plasma membrane calcium-transporting ATPase 1b isoform X1, producing the protein MARNSFRGSKYRAEVNHDGDFGCTLKELRSLMDLRGTDGLQRIQECYGDGQELCSRLKSSPTEGLSGNPDDIARRKEEFGKNFIPPKKPKTFLQLVWEALQDVTLIILEVAAIISLGLSFYRPPDTEREHCGRAAGGVEDEGEAEAGWIEGAAILLSVVCVVLVTAFNDWSKEKQFRGLQSRIEQEQKFYVVRAGQVIQIPVAEIVVGDIALVKYGDLLPADGVVIQSNDLKIDESSLTGECDHVKKTVDKDPMLLSGTHVMEGSGRMVVTAVGINSQTGIIFTLLGGGDDEDDDDNDEDKKEKKERKKREKMKEKERKIKKNKDKKKSKKQDGTEKKKDKDGGRVEMDPLRGNNVSQEEVKKSKIPKKEKSVLQGKLTKLAVQIGKAGLFMSAITVIILVVLFLVDTFWIQGLPWIKDCTPIYIQFFVKFFIIGVTVLVVAVPEGLPLAVTISLAYSVKKMMKDNNLVRHLDACETMGNATAICSDKTGTLTMNRMTVMQVYIEDKHYKKIPKLDSISGKTRDLLVTGIAINCAYTSKILPPERDGGLPRQVGNKTECALLGFCLDLGLSYQTVREEFAEERWYKVYTFNSVRKSMSTVEKNLDGTYRMFTKGASEILLKKCCKILSANGEEKVFKPRDREDIMKKVIEPMASEGLRTICLAYREFPLSDGEPDWDSESDILTGLTYICVVGIEDPVRPEVPDAIKNCQRAGITVRMVTGDNINTARAIATKCGILHPGDDFLCIEGKDFNRRIRNERGEIEQERIDKIWPKLRVLARSSPTDKHTLVKGIIDSTIIEQRQVVAVTGDGTNDGPALKKADVGFAMGIAGTDVAKEASDIILTDDNFSSIVKAVMWGRNIYDSISKFLQFQLTVNVVAVIVAFTGACITQDSPLKAVQMLWVNLIMDTFASLALATEPPTESLLLRKPYGRNKPLISRTMMKNILGHAVYQLTIIFTLLFAGEQIFDIDSGRNAPLHTPPSEHYTIVFNTFVMMQIFNEINARKIHGERNVFEGIFNNFIFCTIVFGTFVTQIIIVQFGGKPFSCVRLTIDQWLWCVFLGFGCLLWGQLITTIPTSRLKFLVTAGHGTQKEEIPEEELEEMEDLDEIDHAEMELRRGHVLWCRGLNRIQTQIRVVNAFRDSMSPYEGLETPESRSSIHNFMSHPEFRIEDSMIAIPLIDDTDPEDDAPTKRNAVPPSLPPVLSSANQNNNATDSKAYHHHKDLAKTILPQTPGSPLHSLETSL